From a single Rhinolophus ferrumequinum isolate MPI-CBG mRhiFer1 chromosome 15, mRhiFer1_v1.p, whole genome shotgun sequence genomic region:
- the FUZ gene encoding protein fuzzy homolog isoform X2: protein MFGQNLEVQLSSARTKDTTVVWKSFHDSITLIVLSSEEDTLELRLDRLLQMVFGAMVLLVGLEELTNIRNVERLKKELRTSYRLIDSFLRDSELIGDLTQCVDCVVPPEGSLLQEALSGFAEAVGTAFVSLVVSGRVVAATESWWRLGTPEAVLLPWLVGSLPPQAARDYPVYLPHGSPTVPHRLLTLTLLPGLELCLLCGPRPPLSQLNPQLLERWWQPLLDPLRACLPLGPRALPAGFPLHTDILGLLLLHLELKRCLFTVEPSGAKEPSPEQRRRLLRSFYTLVTAMHFPPEPGQQEEKAEDATHQAQVPRACYLVSGTEEPGTGWRLVALQLGPRRLLLLLSAQSPIHGLRGLASHTLHALTPLL from the exons ATGTTTGGGCAGAATCTCGAGGTGCAGCTGAGCTCTGCGAGGACCAAGGACACCACTGTGGTGTGGAAAAGCTTCCATGACAG CATCACCCTCATTGTTCTGTCATCTGAGGAGGACACCTTGGAGCTGAGACTAGACAGACTACTCCAGATGGTGTTTGGGGCTATG GTTCTTCTTGTGGGACTTGAAGAACTGACCAATATCCGCAACGTAGAAAGACTGAAGAAGGAGTTGAGG ACCAGTTACCGCCTCATCGACAGCTTCCTGAGGGATTCAGAGCTTATCGGGGACCTGACCCAGTGTGTGGATTGCGTGGTTCCTCCAGAGGGTTCCCTCCTGCAG GAAGCCCTGTCTGGGTTCGCCGAGGCTGTGGGCACGGCCTTCGTCAGCCTGGTTGTGTCTGGCCGTGTGGTGGCAGCAACAGAGAGCTGGTGGCGGCTGGGGACCCCGGAGGCCGTGCTGCTTCCCTGGCTAGTGGGGTCCCTGCCGCCGCAGGCCGCTCGCGACTACCCGGTGTACCTGCCGCACGGGAGTCCCACG GTCCCTCACCGGCTTCTGACCCTGACGCTGCTGCCGGGCTTGGAGCTGTGTTTGCTTTGCGGGCCCCGCCCTCCCCTCAGCCAGCTGAATCCACAG CTTCTGGAGCGCTGGTGGCAGCCCCTGCTGGACCCACTGCGGGCCTGCCTGCCGCTGGGACCCCGAGCGCTGCCTGCTGGATTCCCCCTGCACACGGACATCCTTGG GCTGCTGCTTCTCCACCTGGAACTGAAGCGTTGCCTCTTCACCGTGGAGCCCTCAGGAGCTAAAG AGCCTTCCCCTGAGCAGCGTCGGCGCCTCCTCCGCTCCTTCTACACTCTGGTCACTGCCATGCATTTCCCACCAG AGCCAGGCCAGCAGGAAGAGAAGGCGGAGGATGCGACCCACCAGGCTCAGGTGCCGAGAGCTTGCTACCTGGTGTCAGGGACTGAGGAGCCGGGCACAGGATGGCGGCTGGTGGCCCTGCAGTTGGGGCCACGgcgtctgctgctgctgctgtccgCTCAGAGTCCCATCCACGGGCTGCGGGGCCTGGCCTCGCACACTCTGCATGCTCTCACCCCACTCCTCTGA
- the FUZ gene encoding protein fuzzy homolog isoform X1, giving the protein MGEEGTEGTVHLLCLAASSGVPLFCRSSRGGTPARQQLPFSVIGSLNGVHMFGQNLEVQLSSARTKDTTVVWKSFHDSITLIVLSSEEDTLELRLDRLLQMVFGAMVLLVGLEELTNIRNVERLKKELRTSYRLIDSFLRDSELIGDLTQCVDCVVPPEGSLLQEALSGFAEAVGTAFVSLVVSGRVVAATESWWRLGTPEAVLLPWLVGSLPPQAARDYPVYLPHGSPTVPHRLLTLTLLPGLELCLLCGPRPPLSQLNPQLLERWWQPLLDPLRACLPLGPRALPAGFPLHTDILGLLLLHLELKRCLFTVEPSGAKEPSPEQRRRLLRSFYTLVTAMHFPPEPGQQEEKAEDATHQAQVPRACYLVSGTEEPGTGWRLVALQLGPRRLLLLLSAQSPIHGLRGLASHTLHALTPLL; this is encoded by the exons atgggggaggaggggacgGAGGGCACCGTACATCTGCTGTGTCTCGCGGCCTCCAGCGGAGTCCCCCTGTTCTGCAGAAGCAGCCGCGGCGGCACCCCCGCCCGCCAGCAG CTCCCGTTCTCTGTCATCGGCTCCCTGAATGGAGTCCACATGTTTGGGCAGAATCTCGAGGTGCAGCTGAGCTCTGCGAGGACCAAGGACACCACTGTGGTGTGGAAAAGCTTCCATGACAG CATCACCCTCATTGTTCTGTCATCTGAGGAGGACACCTTGGAGCTGAGACTAGACAGACTACTCCAGATGGTGTTTGGGGCTATG GTTCTTCTTGTGGGACTTGAAGAACTGACCAATATCCGCAACGTAGAAAGACTGAAGAAGGAGTTGAGG ACCAGTTACCGCCTCATCGACAGCTTCCTGAGGGATTCAGAGCTTATCGGGGACCTGACCCAGTGTGTGGATTGCGTGGTTCCTCCAGAGGGTTCCCTCCTGCAG GAAGCCCTGTCTGGGTTCGCCGAGGCTGTGGGCACGGCCTTCGTCAGCCTGGTTGTGTCTGGCCGTGTGGTGGCAGCAACAGAGAGCTGGTGGCGGCTGGGGACCCCGGAGGCCGTGCTGCTTCCCTGGCTAGTGGGGTCCCTGCCGCCGCAGGCCGCTCGCGACTACCCGGTGTACCTGCCGCACGGGAGTCCCACG GTCCCTCACCGGCTTCTGACCCTGACGCTGCTGCCGGGCTTGGAGCTGTGTTTGCTTTGCGGGCCCCGCCCTCCCCTCAGCCAGCTGAATCCACAG CTTCTGGAGCGCTGGTGGCAGCCCCTGCTGGACCCACTGCGGGCCTGCCTGCCGCTGGGACCCCGAGCGCTGCCTGCTGGATTCCCCCTGCACACGGACATCCTTGG GCTGCTGCTTCTCCACCTGGAACTGAAGCGTTGCCTCTTCACCGTGGAGCCCTCAGGAGCTAAAG AGCCTTCCCCTGAGCAGCGTCGGCGCCTCCTCCGCTCCTTCTACACTCTGGTCACTGCCATGCATTTCCCACCAG AGCCAGGCCAGCAGGAAGAGAAGGCGGAGGATGCGACCCACCAGGCTCAGGTGCCGAGAGCTTGCTACCTGGTGTCAGGGACTGAGGAGCCGGGCACAGGATGGCGGCTGGTGGCCCTGCAGTTGGGGCCACGgcgtctgctgctgctgctgtccgCTCAGAGTCCCATCCACGGGCTGCGGGGCCTGGCCTCGCACACTCTGCATGCTCTCACCCCACTCCTCTGA